From a region of the Sebaldella sp. S0638 genome:
- the uvrC gene encoding excinuclease ABC subunit UvrC — MTNIEPPVKLNEIPLNPGTYIMKNEKGKVIYVGKAKNLRNRVSSYFKNISSHTVKTLELVKNIRSIEFFICQNEVEALILENNLIKKYKPKYNIMLKDEKTYPYIKITKETFPKIEIVRSTKKLDSKDADYFGPYPMGIYFAVKSLLKIFPIRDCNRNMEKQYDRPCLKYYMNLCTGPCVFKDSAAEYNENVNNFKNFLKGQQNKILGSLETRMKEFSENMEFERAIREREKINSLKRLLQNQVIEYSREIDEDVFVIDQIGEKSFICVLDIRDGKIINKNHIYVSLENVQEDDLFHRVFTAYYEKRNIPKNIILDKKYEEDSELIKGWVKAEKNKEIKLYFPSIDSRRKQLLEMGYLNLHEEVEKYFKQKKILEEGITKLKLELNLRKLPRRIDCFDISNIQGKDAVAAMTVAIDGNPDTSKYRHFKIQTKDTPDDFHMMREALTRRYSKISDEEFPDLILIDGGKGQLGVATEVIDSIDKSHMVDIISIAKREEEIFKSRETEPYIFSKSDEALKILQRIRDEAHRFGITYHRKLRSKRNVKSFLDDIYGIGPKRKKELINKFGTMKNIKEASLEELKKVVPEDIAIKIKES, encoded by the coding sequence ATGACTAATATAGAGCCTCCTGTAAAGCTGAACGAGATACCTCTGAATCCCGGAACATATATTATGAAAAATGAAAAAGGCAAGGTAATATATGTAGGAAAAGCGAAGAATCTAAGAAACAGGGTTTCGTCGTATTTCAAAAATATCAGCTCGCATACTGTAAAAACACTTGAACTGGTTAAAAATATAAGAAGCATTGAGTTTTTTATATGTCAGAATGAGGTAGAGGCACTTATTCTGGAAAATAATCTGATAAAAAAGTATAAACCGAAATATAATATAATGCTGAAGGATGAAAAAACTTATCCTTATATAAAAATAACCAAAGAAACATTCCCAAAGATAGAAATAGTAAGAAGTACCAAAAAATTAGACAGTAAAGATGCGGACTATTTCGGACCTTATCCTATGGGGATATATTTTGCTGTAAAGTCGCTTTTGAAAATATTTCCCATAAGGGACTGCAACAGAAATATGGAAAAGCAATATGACAGACCATGTCTGAAGTATTATATGAACCTTTGCACAGGGCCGTGTGTATTTAAGGATTCCGCAGCTGAATATAATGAAAATGTAAATAATTTTAAAAATTTTCTAAAAGGGCAGCAAAACAAAATTCTCGGCAGTCTTGAAACAAGAATGAAAGAATTTAGTGAAAATATGGAGTTTGAGAGAGCAATAAGGGAAAGAGAAAAAATAAACTCGCTGAAAAGACTTCTCCAGAATCAGGTGATTGAATACAGCAGGGAGATAGACGAAGATGTATTTGTTATTGACCAGATAGGGGAAAAATCCTTTATATGCGTTTTGGATATCAGAGACGGTAAAATAATAAATAAAAACCATATTTATGTGTCTTTGGAAAATGTTCAGGAAGATGACCTGTTTCACAGGGTCTTTACTGCATATTACGAGAAAAGAAATATTCCTAAAAATATAATTCTGGATAAAAAATATGAAGAAGACAGTGAATTAATAAAGGGATGGGTAAAGGCAGAAAAAAATAAAGAAATAAAGTTGTATTTCCCGTCAATAGACAGCAGAAGAAAGCAACTTCTGGAAATGGGTTATCTGAATCTGCATGAAGAAGTAGAGAAATACTTTAAGCAGAAAAAAATACTTGAAGAAGGGATCACAAAGCTGAAGCTTGAGCTGAACCTGAGAAAGCTCCCAAGAAGAATAGACTGCTTTGATATATCGAATATTCAGGGAAAGGATGCTGTAGCTGCCATGACAGTGGCAATAGATGGTAATCCAGATACGTCAAAATACAGACATTTTAAAATACAGACAAAAGATACCCCTGATGATTTTCATATGATGAGAGAAGCCCTTACAAGGAGATATTCAAAGATTTCTGATGAAGAATTTCCCGATCTGATCCTGATAGATGGAGGGAAAGGTCAGCTTGGTGTAGCAACAGAGGTAATAGATTCTATTGACAAAAGTCACATGGTAGATATAATAAGTATAGCAAAGAGAGAAGAAGAAATTTTTAAGAGCAGGGAAACTGAGCCGTATATATTCAGCAAAAGTGACGAAGCTTTGAAAATACTTCAGAGAATAAGAGATGAAGCTCACAGATTCGGTATTACTTATCACAGAAAGCTGAGAAGCAAAAGAAATGTAAAAAGTTTTCTTGATGATATATATGGTATCGGACCAAAGCGTAAAAAAGAGTTAATAAATAAATTCGGTACAATGAAGAACATAAAAGAGGCAAGTCTTGAAGAACTGAAAAAAGTAGTTCCCGAAGATATTGCAATAAAAATAAAAGAGAGTTAA
- the rapZ gene encoding RNase adapter RapZ: protein MRELIIITGMSGAGKSVTLKFFEDREYFCIDNFPIQLFQYIGQIFLTKGKRDKIAVSIDIRDMEIISKFEEQLDILDEEKIKYSVIYLDAKNDILLNRYELSRRKHPLKVYDTLLSNIKKERHLIEKLKPKANTVIDTSNISTKELYEILEREYTRDISKLSINLTSFGFKYGIPLDLDLMFDLRFLPNPYYIEDLKNKTGNHIDVYNYVVDSKESKKFYKMLFDMLVYLIPEYEEEGKAHLRIGIGCSGGQHRSVSYVNKLHKELSEKFDYKITYYHREVGEKEII from the coding sequence ATGAGAGAACTAATAATTATAACAGGAATGAGCGGTGCCGGGAAATCCGTAACACTGAAATTTTTTGAGGATAGAGAATATTTCTGTATAGACAATTTTCCGATACAGTTATTTCAATATATAGGACAAATATTTCTTACCAAGGGAAAACGGGATAAAATAGCCGTGAGTATAGATATAAGAGATATGGAAATAATAAGCAAATTCGAGGAGCAGCTGGATATTCTTGATGAAGAAAAGATAAAATACAGTGTAATTTATCTTGATGCAAAAAATGATATTCTGTTAAACCGGTATGAACTAAGCAGGAGAAAGCATCCTTTGAAAGTCTATGATACTCTTTTGAGCAATATAAAAAAAGAAAGACATCTCATAGAAAAGTTAAAACCAAAGGCAAATACAGTAATAGATACAAGTAATATTAGTACAAAAGAGCTTTATGAAATACTGGAAAGAGAATATACAAGGGATATTTCCAAATTAAGCATAAATCTTACATCTTTCGGTTTTAAATACGGGATTCCTCTGGATTTGGATCTTATGTTTGACTTAAGATTTCTGCCAAATCCTTATTATATAGAAGACCTGAAAAATAAAACGGGAAATCATATAGATGTATATAATTATGTGGTGGATTCCAAGGAAAGTAAAAAGTTTTATAAGATGCTTTTTGATATGCTTGTTTATTTGATTCCCGAGTATGAAGAGGAAGGAAAGGCACATCTGCGTATAGGAATAGGATGCTCGGGCGGGCAGCACAGATCTGTTTCTTATGTAAATAAGCTTCATAAAGAATTAAGTGAAAAATTTGACTATAAAATAACATACTATCACAGAGAAGTGGGAGAAAAGGAGATCATATGA
- a CDS encoding DUF1439 domain-containing protein: MKKVLNFLFLALFFIFGYGLYLYIQPEVGIPNFLIQMSVNKKFPIEKSYAVGKIKLSHPKTTLSGDTLIIEAKYKNQAVGDSISGTMTFQTHVKYDSVDSKLYLDKFELVNVTKDGKDIDMQKHPIIRTALGASFKGLEKEPILDLNDFSFVEDIRISDGKFIVYK; the protein is encoded by the coding sequence ATGAAAAAGGTTTTAAATTTTTTATTTCTGGCGCTTTTTTTTATATTCGGATACGGTTTGTATTTATACATACAGCCCGAAGTAGGAATTCCGAACTTTCTTATCCAAATGTCGGTTAATAAGAAATTTCCTATAGAAAAAAGTTATGCTGTCGGCAAGATAAAACTTAGCCATCCAAAGACTACATTAAGCGGTGACACGTTAATTATAGAAGCAAAATATAAAAATCAGGCTGTCGGAGACAGTATCAGCGGTACTATGACATTCCAGACGCATGTTAAGTATGATTCAGTTGATTCAAAACTTTATCTTGATAAATTTGAACTGGTTAATGTTACCAAAGACGGGAAAGATATAGACATGCAGAAACACCCTATTATCAGAACAGCGTTAGGAGCTTCATTCAAAGGGCTGGAAAAAGAGCCTATTCTTGATCTGAACGATTTCTCTTTTGTAGAAGATATCAGGATTTCAGACGGAAAGTTTATAGTTTATAAGTAG
- a CDS encoding DNA glycosylase AlkZ-like family protein, translating to MTKEKIIYLRLLKNGLLRPFDSVQSCIYNLIGIQSQHQQFGEISIFNRTDPAADQNILKNLYSSHEIIKTWGQRTTVHMYSIKDWTNISDIFFGNIPVVNKCRNENPEEFDRLLSLLDEKGEEMKILSKKDILTITEKSSGHFSFDNNGLMYTLIIQSALSGILFGLPEMPHTKSFIHYNNVNIKKWEFNNDQQTETLKNILLRYFTFYSPATLADFCHWSGLKKSFVESVFNEIKSSLEEFSFDNKKYYLPKNDEDYLSLKDSSSFDDNKEVLLLGKFDPLFVCYRHKDWIATPAQEKEVWRTSAIIESVLLIGNRLSGTWRYETKGKNMNFNFFMFEKISTSEKKKITKKAENLALFQNKNINEINFCSY from the coding sequence ATGACAAAAGAAAAAATTATCTATCTGCGTCTTTTGAAAAACGGTCTTTTACGGCCTTTTGACTCAGTTCAGTCCTGTATTTATAATCTTATCGGCATACAGTCCCAGCATCAGCAGTTTGGTGAAATTTCCATTTTCAACAGAACAGATCCGGCCGCTGACCAGAATATATTAAAAAATTTATATTCCAGCCATGAAATAATAAAAACATGGGGTCAGAGAACTACTGTACATATGTACAGTATCAAAGACTGGACAAATATATCTGATATCTTTTTCGGCAATATTCCTGTAGTAAACAAATGCAGAAATGAAAATCCCGAAGAATTTGACCGTCTCCTTTCTCTTCTGGACGAAAAAGGAGAAGAAATGAAGATTCTTTCTAAAAAAGATATTCTGACTATTACTGAAAAAAGCAGCGGACACTTTTCTTTTGATAATAATGGACTTATGTACACTCTTATTATACAGTCTGCTTTATCGGGAATATTATTCGGGCTTCCCGAGATGCCTCACACTAAAAGTTTTATTCACTATAATAATGTAAATATAAAAAAATGGGAATTCAATAACGATCAGCAGACAGAAACCCTGAAAAATATCCTGCTTCGATATTTTACTTTCTATTCTCCCGCTACCCTTGCAGATTTCTGCCACTGGAGCGGTCTGAAAAAGTCTTTTGTAGAAAGTGTATTTAATGAAATAAAAAGTTCTCTTGAAGAATTTTCATTTGATAACAAAAAATATTATCTGCCAAAAAATGATGAAGACTATCTTTCTCTGAAAGACAGCAGCAGCTTTGATGACAATAAAGAAGTTCTTCTATTAGGTAAATTTGATCCTCTGTTTGTCTGTTACCGTCATAAAGACTGGATAGCCACACCGGCACAGGAAAAAGAAGTTTGGCGTACATCTGCAATAATAGAATCTGTTCTTCTTATAGGAAACAGGCTTTCAGGAACATGGCGCTACGAAACAAAAGGAAAAAATATGAATTTTAATTTTTTTATGTTTGAAAAAATCAGCACTTCTGAAAAGAAAAAAATAACTAAAAAGGCTGAGAATCTTGCTTTATTCCAAAATAAGAATATAAACGAAATCAATTTTTGCAGTTATTAA
- a CDS encoding YbhB/YbcL family Raf kinase inhibitor-like protein, with translation MKKNIILICLIFSGLIFGKGNFILKSEGIKNNIIEEKYGGKGSDNIKGVGSRSLPLEWSDPPKGTKSFVIIMEDRDAVPVTGFTWIHWSVADIGAEKRKLTENESRNNPDLIQGLNSWISAMGGFTAEEASFYGGPMPPDKDHKYRFVIYALDKKLDLKKGYYLNELYEKMEGHVLGESVLEGIYKK, from the coding sequence ATGAAAAAAAATATAATTTTGATATGCCTGATATTTTCTGGACTAATTTTTGGTAAAGGAAATTTTATTTTAAAAAGTGAAGGAATAAAAAATAATATTATAGAGGAGAAATACGGCGGAAAAGGCAGCGATAACATAAAGGGTGTGGGAAGCAGGTCACTTCCGCTGGAATGGTCTGACCCTCCCAAAGGAACAAAAAGTTTTGTTATTATAATGGAAGACAGGGACGCTGTACCTGTAACAGGATTCACGTGGATACACTGGAGTGTGGCTGATATAGGAGCAGAGAAAAGAAAACTCACGGAAAATGAAAGCAGAAACAATCCAGATCTTATTCAGGGACTAAACAGCTGGATAAGCGCCATGGGCGGATTTACTGCCGAAGAAGCATCATTTTACGGAGGGCCTATGCCGCCGGATAAAGATCATAAATACAGATTTGTTATTTATGCTTTGGATAAAAAGCTTGATTTGAAAAAAGGCTACTACCTGAATGAACTTTATGAAAAAATGGAAGGTCATGTTTTAGGGGAAAGCGTTTTGGAAGGAATTTATAAAAAGTAA